A window from Brevinematia bacterium encodes these proteins:
- a CDS encoding adenine phosphoribosyltransferase encodes MDYKKFIRDVPDFPIKGIIFRDLTTLFKEGKVFKSAVNDLYNLIKDLEINKIVSPEARGFIFGSLLAYLKGCGFVPVRKEGKLPYRTVSYSYSLEYGSAVLEMHEDGISKGDKVLIVDDLLATGGTAKAIMDMVKQLGGEVVGAGFLVELSALKGREFLGIPVYSVVVY; translated from the coding sequence ATGGATTATAAAAAGTTTATAAGAGATGTTCCAGATTTTCCTATCAAAGGAATAATATTTAGGGATTTGACTACTTTGTTTAAGGAGGGAAAGGTTTTTAAGAGTGCTGTTAATGACCTTTACAACCTTATAAAGGATCTAGAGATTAACAAGATTGTTTCTCCTGAAGCTAGGGGTTTTATTTTTGGTTCTTTGCTAGCGTATTTGAAGGGATGTGGTTTTGTGCCTGTTAGAAAGGAAGGTAAGCTTCCTTATAGGACTGTATCCTATAGTTACTCTCTTGAGTATGGAAGTGCTGTATTGGAAATGCATGAAGATGGAATCTCTAAGGGTGATAAAGTTTTAATAGTTGATGATCTTCTGGCAACAGGTGGCACTGCTAAAGCGATTATGGATATGGTAAAACAGCTTGGTGGTGAGGTTGTAGGAGCAGGATTTTTAGTTGAGCTTTCGGCTCTTAAAGGAAGAGAGTTTCTTGGAATACCAGTGTATTCGGTTGTGGTTTACTAG
- a CDS encoding PP2C family protein-serine/threonine phosphatase: MVGIVVFVAFLNLFLSVGKNVFSSFVNDVLTKMYDFPKLKDFSQIVKEVFGIVGLEHSSLFVFVDMGKGNYELLGGNKTNVKMLEIGKRDFTLSDFIETSKVRVPFVDLKNTTLLPQSVFEDTKGVMRSLGANLMVPIYSPNFEVLGLVFFSCTKPRLKKLFYLSQLLNIVGIMFKALNEAERKKAFEEDIRIASQIQEKLVPTKYTTNRWFESYGIYIPAYNIGGDYLDLIERRNNFFFAIGDVSGKGVSAGLVSIMVKAMLNSADVSLSSFLRVAKNINRNIYRWFYDEESILTFLTLFFACYTPSTRKLHYVNAGHVPCVLLRGSETILLHSTSRPLGLFESIDIRKESVEIGKGDVLMLYTDGLIEQIDERGREFGISRLKELLSSMKDEKPVDIVNSLVRRLKDFSQDRLNDDVCLLVVKFK; this comes from the coding sequence GTGGTAGGAATTGTGGTATTTGTTGCTTTTCTCAATTTATTTCTCTCGGTAGGAAAAAATGTTTTCTCAAGTTTTGTTAACGATGTACTTACCAAAATGTATGATTTCCCAAAGTTGAAGGATTTTTCCCAGATAGTAAAGGAAGTTTTCGGTATAGTAGGGCTGGAGCATAGTAGTCTGTTTGTATTTGTTGATATGGGTAAAGGTAATTATGAACTGCTGGGTGGTAACAAAACGAATGTCAAGATGTTAGAGATAGGTAAGAGGGATTTTACGCTATCGGATTTCATAGAGACTTCTAAAGTTAGGGTGCCATTTGTTGATTTGAAAAACACTACTCTTCTTCCGCAGAGTGTTTTTGAGGATACCAAAGGTGTGATGAGAAGTCTGGGTGCAAATCTGATGGTACCTATCTACTCTCCAAATTTTGAAGTTTTGGGGTTGGTGTTTTTTAGTTGCACTAAGCCTAGGCTTAAGAAGCTGTTTTATCTCTCACAGCTTTTGAACATAGTGGGAATAATGTTTAAGGCTCTAAATGAAGCTGAGAGGAAAAAAGCATTTGAGGAGGATATAAGGATTGCTTCTCAGATTCAAGAAAAATTGGTGCCAACAAAGTATACTACTAACCGCTGGTTTGAATCTTACGGCATTTATATTCCTGCCTATAACATAGGTGGTGATTATCTTGATCTTATAGAGAGGAGGAATAATTTCTTTTTTGCGATAGGTGATGTTTCTGGTAAGGGGGTTTCTGCAGGGTTGGTTTCTATTATGGTCAAAGCAATGCTTAATAGTGCCGATGTAAGTCTAAGTTCGTTTCTGAGAGTAGCCAAAAATATAAATCGTAATATTTATAGGTGGTTTTACGATGAGGAAAGTATACTAACATTTCTTACATTGTTTTTTGCGTGTTATACGCCAAGCACTAGAAAATTGCATTATGTTAATGCTGGACATGTGCCTTGTGTTCTTCTAAGAGGAAGTGAGACTATATTGTTGCACTCTACTTCCAGACCACTAGGGTTGTTTGAGAGTATTGACATAAGAAAGGAAAGCGTTGAAATAGGTAAGGGTGATGTGCTTATGCTTTACACTGATGGACTTATTGAGCAGATAGATGAAAGAGGAAGGGAATTTGGTATAAGTAGACTAAAGGAGTTACTAAGCAGTATGAAGGACGAGAAACCTGTAGATATTGTAAATAGTTTGGTTAGGAGACTAAAGGATTTTTCTCAAGACAGGCTTAATGATGATGTATGCTTACTTGTTGTGAAATTTAAGTAA
- a CDS encoding DUF6175 family protein has translation MRRTLMTSFIFCLLGSMAFPSDLTKALKFVVIPEKGYEKDEYTLLSVSSINEGLSELSIEYVENEVVAKLRKKMEKIYEEKKGEGMTLSQLLATEVGGNVYVEVSVKVEEKKMETLKKAYQDVPAVDIKQVFIRITLSAYDASTGRGLGKTILSTNAPVAGNTSERVERLISKMSEDGLKEIMKKVNKYLEGGELVSVKVMGVKDISTEREISTSISTIPSVKMKKRKSMSDGYVEYEVVVKGSIGEFVDDLRDCLETVSGVGKLDITMSQNLIIVKIR, from the coding sequence ATGAGAAGAACGTTAATGACTTCTTTCATATTCTGTCTTTTGGGTTCGATGGCTTTCCCTTCGGATCTTACAAAAGCCCTAAAGTTTGTTGTTATTCCTGAGAAAGGGTATGAAAAGGATGAGTATACTTTACTATCTGTAAGTTCTATAAACGAAGGCCTTTCCGAGCTATCCATTGAGTATGTTGAGAATGAAGTTGTTGCAAAACTGAGGAAGAAGATGGAGAAGATTTATGAAGAGAAGAAGGGTGAGGGTATGACTCTTTCGCAACTTTTAGCTACTGAGGTAGGGGGAAATGTGTATGTTGAGGTGTCAGTAAAAGTTGAAGAGAAGAAAATGGAGACTCTTAAGAAAGCATATCAGGATGTTCCTGCTGTTGATATCAAGCAGGTTTTTATAAGAATAACCCTGAGTGCCTATGATGCTTCTACTGGTAGGGGACTTGGGAAAACGATTCTTTCAACGAATGCTCCTGTTGCAGGTAATACTTCTGAAAGAGTTGAGAGGTTAATTTCCAAGATGTCTGAAGATGGATTGAAGGAGATCATGAAGAAAGTGAACAAATACCTAGAGGGTGGAGAACTTGTGTCTGTGAAGGTTATGGGTGTTAAAGATATTTCCACCGAAAGAGAAATTTCAACATCGATAAGTACTATTCCGTCTGTGAAGATGAAGAAAAGAAAAAGTATGTCAGATGGTTATGTGGAGTATGAGGTTGTGGTAAAGGGTTCAATTGGTGAATTTGTGGATGATCTGAGGGATTGTTTGGAAACAGTGTCTGGGGTAGGGAAGCTAGATATAACGATGTCCCAGAACTTGATAATTGTGAAGATAAGGTGA